The proteins below are encoded in one region of Pseudomonas putida S13.1.2:
- a CDS encoding helix-turn-helix transcriptional regulator: MPRPHAALWRDPALPHVESRRACHSRACYKAHSHPTFSIGAVDAGHSHFSGAAHGQERLTPGTLVLVPAHRVHACNPEPGHAWSYQMLHVDADWLAHVRLESGLGGAGPGEPARICRAPAVYGQFCELNRLLFSSASNSEKDAALIAFVGDLDFSAQAPLAAAPALGATALSELIARLEGQDPAQLNLEVLAREAGLGRYQLIRAFRTATGLTPHAYVLNARVNRGRQLLGEGLALAEVAYQLGFADQSHFQRVFKAHVGVTPGQYRDVRSP, translated from the coding sequence ATGCCCCGCCCCCACGCCGCGCTGTGGCGCGACCCGGCACTCCCGCATGTGGAAAGCCGCCGCGCCTGTCATAGCCGGGCCTGTTACAAGGCCCACAGCCACCCGACGTTTTCCATCGGTGCGGTGGATGCCGGCCACAGCCATTTCAGCGGCGCCGCGCATGGGCAGGAACGGCTGACGCCCGGCACGCTGGTGCTGGTGCCAGCCCACCGCGTACATGCCTGCAACCCCGAGCCCGGCCACGCCTGGAGCTACCAGATGCTGCATGTGGATGCCGACTGGCTGGCACACGTGCGCCTGGAGTCGGGGCTGGGCGGCGCCGGGCCCGGCGAGCCGGCGCGTATCTGCCGGGCGCCGGCGGTGTATGGGCAGTTCTGCGAGCTGAACAGGTTGCTGTTCTCCAGCGCCAGCAACAGTGAGAAGGATGCGGCGCTGATTGCCTTTGTGGGTGACCTGGACTTTTCCGCACAAGCCCCTCTGGCAGCGGCCCCCGCCCTGGGGGCGACTGCGTTGAGCGAGTTGATCGCGCGCCTCGAAGGGCAAGACCCCGCGCAGCTGAACCTGGAGGTACTGGCCCGCGAGGCCGGCCTTGGGCGCTACCAGCTGATCCGCGCGTTCCGCACGGCCACCGGTTTGACGCCACATGCCTATGTGCTCAATGCCCGGGTCAATCGCGGGCGGCAGTTGTTGGGTGAAGGGCTGGCGTTGGCGGAGGTGGCCTACCAGCTCGGGTTTGCCGACCAAAGCCATTTCCAGCGGGTGTTCAAGGCCCATGTGGGGGTGACGCCGGGGCAGTATCGGGATGTGCGCAGCCCTTGA
- a CDS encoding LysE family translocator — protein sequence MQQFLIIALAHFLALLSPGPDFFLVARSSINSGWRIASGACLGIALANGAFIAMAFTGLSVLQEGSLLFTTLQLAGAGYLLYIGVLFLRHAGQTSLRAVAHNQRVQGWWRNVGMGLLSGILNPKNALFYASLASMVASASAGWKSAYALWMFSIVLLWDLLVAVAIGNQRVLQRFARCLPWLERASGIMLVILAAALVLHLAQG from the coding sequence ATGCAACAGTTCCTGATCATCGCCCTCGCCCACTTTCTCGCCCTGCTCTCACCCGGCCCGGACTTCTTCCTGGTCGCCCGCAGCTCGATCAACAGCGGCTGGCGCATCGCCAGTGGCGCCTGCCTGGGCATTGCCCTGGCCAATGGCGCGTTCATCGCCATGGCCTTCACCGGCCTGTCGGTGCTGCAGGAAGGCAGCCTGCTGTTCACCACCCTGCAACTGGCCGGCGCCGGTTACCTGCTGTACATCGGCGTACTGTTCCTGCGTCATGCCGGGCAAACCAGCCTGCGCGCAGTCGCTCACAACCAGCGGGTTCAAGGCTGGTGGCGCAATGTGGGCATGGGTTTGTTGTCCGGCATCCTCAACCCCAAGAACGCGCTGTTCTATGCCAGCCTGGCCAGCATGGTCGCCAGTGCCAGCGCCGGCTGGAAATCGGCCTACGCCTTGTGGATGTTCAGCATCGTCCTGCTCTGGGACCTGCTGGTAGCCGTGGCCATCGGCAACCAGCGGGTACTGCAGCGTTTCGCCCGCTGCCTGCCATGGCTGGAGCGGGCTTCAGGGATCATGCTGGTGATATTGGCTGCGGCGCTGGTGCTGCATCTGGCCCAGGGCTGA
- a CDS encoding metallophosphoesterase codes for MERFRRLLANIRGRDLAVGDIHGHFQRLEQCLEAVGFDPAVDRLFSVGDLVDRGPHSEAVLEWLARPWFHAVQGNHEALAITRVRGGRLDLDMYRAAGGSWFLDLPRKAQLRFVERFEQLPIAIEVESAAGLVGLLHADSPFADWAVLRSSLQLDDDPEVRKVCQWSRRRLKEGDTEQVQGLRALLVGHTPVLEAKRLGNVWHLDTGGWAGGHFTLMDMRTLRLVSPGPDAAPAPQPISPA; via the coding sequence ATGGAGCGGTTTCGGCGGTTACTCGCCAATATCCGGGGACGTGACCTTGCAGTGGGCGATATCCATGGTCACTTCCAGCGCCTGGAGCAGTGCCTTGAAGCGGTGGGTTTCGACCCGGCCGTAGACCGTCTGTTCAGTGTGGGTGACCTGGTCGACCGTGGGCCGCACAGCGAGGCCGTGCTGGAGTGGCTCGCACGGCCTTGGTTCCATGCGGTGCAAGGTAACCATGAGGCGCTGGCAATCACTCGCGTGCGAGGGGGGCGGCTTGACCTGGATATGTACCGCGCAGCGGGCGGAAGCTGGTTCCTGGACCTGCCGCGCAAGGCGCAATTGCGTTTCGTGGAACGCTTCGAGCAGTTGCCGATTGCCATTGAGGTGGAAAGCGCGGCCGGCCTGGTCGGGTTACTGCATGCAGACAGCCCGTTTGCGGACTGGGCAGTGCTACGTTCCAGCCTGCAACTGGATGACGACCCTGAAGTCCGCAAGGTGTGCCAATGGTCGCGGCGGCGCCTGAAGGAAGGCGATACAGAACAGGTACAGGGCCTGCGTGCCTTGCTGGTCGGCCACACGCCGGTGCTGGAGGCAAAGCGGCTGGGCAATGTCTGGCACCTGGATACGGGGGGCTGGGCGGGCGGCCATTTTACCTTGATGGACATGCGCACCCTGCGCCTGGTCAGCCCTGGGCCAGATGCAGCACCAGCGCCGCAGCCAATATCACCAGCATGA
- a CDS encoding DUF3016 domain-containing protein: MRTALVCAVLMALSLHSMAQGAPPAQVEVHFDHPEKFRDASLDSHGYARGADAYVMKSLTQYLQKLGQRYLQPGQQLVIDIRDIDLAGRFEPWHSQAYDVRFMREITWPTIDLTYTLNQPGKPAQQAQERVSDKMYLSRPGRVASSSDRLYAEKAMLDDWFRQRFATHPAT; the protein is encoded by the coding sequence ATGCGTACCGCCCTCGTGTGTGCCGTGCTCATGGCGCTGTCACTGCACAGCATGGCACAAGGCGCCCCGCCCGCGCAGGTCGAGGTGCATTTCGACCACCCGGAAAAATTCCGCGATGCCAGCCTGGACAGCCACGGTTATGCGCGTGGCGCCGATGCCTATGTGATGAAATCCCTCACCCAGTACCTGCAAAAGCTCGGTCAGCGTTACCTGCAACCGGGCCAGCAACTGGTTATCGACATCCGCGATATCGACCTGGCCGGGCGCTTCGAGCCCTGGCACAGCCAGGCCTACGATGTGCGCTTCATGCGCGAGATCACCTGGCCGACCATCGACCTGACCTACACCCTCAACCAGCCGGGCAAACCCGCCCAGCAGGCCCAGGAACGGGTCAGTGACAAGATGTACCTCAGCCGCCCCGGCCGGGTCGCCAGCAGCAGCGACCGCCTGTATGCCGAGAAGGCCATGCTCGACGACTGGTTCCGCCAGCGCTTCGCAACGCACCCGGCAACCTGA
- a CDS encoding carbon-nitrogen hydrolase family protein: MKLCAVQLASLKGDLPGNLQRHLACIEQAAALGAELVVFPELSLTGYEPSLARQAALPVNSERLGQLQAACDRLGITVAVGLPLPTPDGIRIGMPIFSPGAPRQAYAKRRLHDDELPYFTPGDQALLLQVGEHRLAPAICYESMFMAHAAAAREHGADLYLVSVAKTAKGIREGYAHYPEVARELGMPVLMANCVGPADTFIGAGGSAAWDSQGRLLASLDDHSEGLIILDLGTASAMAHPLDPHPA, encoded by the coding sequence ATGAAACTGTGCGCCGTACAACTGGCGTCGCTCAAGGGCGATTTGCCAGGCAACCTCCAGCGTCATCTGGCCTGCATCGAGCAAGCTGCGGCCCTTGGCGCCGAGCTGGTGGTCTTCCCCGAACTGTCGCTGACCGGCTATGAGCCAAGCCTTGCGCGCCAGGCCGCCTTGCCGGTCAATTCCGAGCGACTGGGCCAGCTGCAGGCAGCCTGTGACCGCCTGGGTATCACGGTGGCCGTAGGCCTGCCGTTGCCGACACCCGACGGCATTCGCATCGGCATGCCGATCTTCAGCCCCGGGGCACCGCGCCAGGCCTATGCCAAACGGCGCCTGCATGATGACGAGCTGCCCTATTTCACCCCTGGCGATCAGGCACTGCTGCTGCAGGTCGGCGAGCACCGGCTGGCACCGGCGATCTGCTACGAATCGATGTTCATGGCGCACGCAGCTGCAGCCCGCGAGCACGGCGCCGACCTGTACCTGGTCAGCGTGGCGAAAACCGCCAAGGGCATCCGCGAGGGCTACGCGCATTACCCGGAGGTGGCTCGTGAACTGGGTATGCCGGTGTTGATGGCCAACTGCGTGGGGCCGGCCGACACCTTCATCGGTGCCGGCGGTTCGGCAGCGTGGGACAGCCAGGGGCGTTTGCTGGCCAGCCTGGATGATCACAGTGAAGGGCTGATCATCCTGGACCTTGGCACTGCCAGTGCAATGGCCCATCCGTTGGACCCGCACCCCGCATGA
- a CDS encoding methylated-DNA--[protein]-cysteine S-methyltransferase encodes MSSAFTFMQSPVGTLTLVARGDCLAAVLWEEERENRVRLGALHRDDQCPVLQDTARQLGEYFVGKRRRFELALDFAGTEFQRQVWAALLAIPFGETRSYSDIARQIGNPSAVRAVGAANGRNPISIIAPCHRVIGASGSLTGFAGGLAAKQYLLALEGRQSLALDL; translated from the coding sequence ATGTCCAGCGCTTTCACTTTCATGCAATCGCCCGTCGGCACCCTGACCCTGGTGGCCCGCGGCGATTGCCTGGCAGCCGTACTGTGGGAAGAGGAACGGGAAAACCGCGTGCGCCTCGGTGCCTTGCACCGTGACGACCAGTGCCCGGTGCTACAGGACACCGCGCGGCAGCTTGGCGAATACTTTGTTGGCAAACGCCGTCGCTTCGAGCTGGCGCTGGATTTTGCCGGTACCGAGTTCCAGCGCCAGGTGTGGGCCGCGCTGCTGGCGATACCTTTTGGTGAAACCCGCAGCTACAGTGACATCGCCCGGCAAATTGGCAACCCCAGCGCGGTGCGAGCGGTAGGCGCCGCCAACGGTCGCAACCCGATCTCGATCATCGCGCCTTGCCACCGCGTGATCGGTGCTTCGGGCAGCCTGACCGGCTTTGCCGGTGGCCTGGCGGCCAAGCAGTATCTGCTGGCGCTGGAGGGGCGGCAAAGCCTGGCACTGGACCTGTAG